The Solanum lycopersicum chromosome 2, SLM_r2.1 DNA window GTCCTTTTCTTATACTTTCACCCGCTTGTATATTTACTGCAATTCAAAGCTTGATTTTCAAATGTTGTTCGACTGTCTGGATGTGAGTTGAAGTGCTACATGTGGATTGCAATGAGGGAAAACTATTTCTTCTTTGAGGTTTTAATCATTATCTTACCTCTTACTCTAAGCTAGAGTGCAGTCTAAAAACAATTGATTTTAGGGGGAACAGTAGAGTTTTCCATAAATAGACATGATACTGTTATATGATGAAAGTGGAGGATGCTGTCACTTAGATATGGGAGTTTGGGTACCCCTCTACTGCATTTGAATGCGCTGGGTTCTGCTCGCTTACAACTTCCATATGATGAATGTTTCTCTACAATTTAAATCAGTGACTTTTTCGGACAATGTACAAAGGATTACCATCAACACAATATTTGAAATGGAGTTCTTTATACTTTTCTATGAGATTGAGCTATTTATTGGCTTAGTTTGAGGTCCTATGAAGTCTCTGTAGCACCAGTATAATAAGTAGTTTGTTTTGATTTCTGAACTAAGTATGTTTACTCTGGTCTATTTTGTAAGCCATTGCTTTCTATCCTAGAATCTACTTGTCCATCACAGTCCATTTTCTCTTAGTCCTTTGTATCTTTTTGTTTCAGGGATAGCTCATCGGATTTCATTGTACCTTACCACAAATTCTCTAAGACTCTTGCACATCCCTTTTCAGCTGGAATGAGGTTTAAAATGCGTGTCGAAACAGAAGATGCAGCTGAGCAAAGGTTAgactatacttttttttttttgtgcgcTTAGGCTTGGTTCAAGAAGTGGTCGTTTACACTTCTAGTGATTCAAAACACTGTACATCAATATCTGACGGGTATGTATCAGGTTCACTGGACTAGTTGTGGGAGTCAGCAATGTAGATCCAGTTCGATGGCCAGGTTCTAAATGGAGGTGCCTATTGGTATGCTTCCTGTCCTGCACTCCTTGTATTCTGATGGCATAAAGCTTAACCTAAATACACCACTTAAGTCTTAACATCTGGTTAAGTAATTGTAGATAGAGGACAAGTTCTTTTCTCACATAGGTTAAATGGTTGTTAGGTATGGGGGCTGATATTCTATTTGGTTGAGATAAATAGGACCTTGCTCATGTTACCTAGTTTCTGCTGTTTCATATATTGATAAAATGGAAGCAAGAATAGTCTGCATATGTAGATTTATTTTTCTAGGTAAGGGGTGTTTGCAGTTCGATTAGTAAGTTTGTTTTTTGATGTTTAAGTCGTTTTTCCGTTGCTTTGGTTACCGTTGGATTTTTCCacttcttaaattattttttgttagtcTTTTACTTTAATTCTGAAATACTCCCTCCGTTACTTTTACTCACCACTTATTCTTAAAATAGATTTGCATTTTTACTCGTCACTTTTGACATGTCAAGAAGAAACAATAGTTTTTTTTCCATGTTTTACCCTCaatattaaatacttattttccaAATCATGTTCTAAGGCATCATTTAATAAGAAATAGTTTgggtaaaatatttatattccaAGTCTAACtgtgacaagtaaaagtgaacgAAGGATGTATAAGATAATATACATCTAAAGACGTTAGGTTGACCATATTCCAACATAATGCAACCAAATTCATTTTATGATTGATGAATACTTTCATTTATCAAAAGAAGTagttataaaaaatgaagaaaagatcTTTCTATAACTGTAGTATTTGTTATCACTTGTGAAAATCTGGAGACTAGGTCTGGATATGCTCACATAGCTGCAAAATGTGATAATGTTCTCACAAGTGTTTTGCAACTTTTTTCAACTTATGAATTTCCTTTATGAAGTGTCTGGTGGAATGATTTCACGAATAAATGtgaaacctttttttaaaactgCCAAGTTTATTTTATACTTGCAAACAGTACAGCACATGATTTGTTGTTTCAGAGTTTTTGTATTCATTTGTCAATATAATTACAACTACGGAAAATTCATGCAGAAGTATCTCAACATTGAAATTACTACTGATACTTTTTAGGACTATGTTTTTGATCACTTCTAGGTAAGTTCACTTTAATTTATTGAGGTGACTTACATGTGTATAATTCTCCCCTTGGAATGTAATGTAACAGTCAGTTCTGCTTTCTTCATCCTTTATTAGTTGGCTAATGCAACCCCCCTCCGTTTTTTGACCAAACAAAGTGTTGATTTAGTTAGGCATCTTTAATAGTGGTTCTAATCTGAACAGTTGTTTTTCTGATGTCTCTAGAAACTTATTTTTGCTCTATTAATGTGTTACTGAATGGATAATTCAGGTCAGATGGGATGATCTTGATGTTTCTAGACATAATAGGGTTTCACCATGGGAGATTGAGCCATCTGGTTCAGCTCCTGTGCCCAGCAGCTTGGTGATGCCTTCTGCTAAGAGGACCAGGGTTGGCTTCCCTATTTCAAAGGCAGATTTTCCAATTCCTAGAGGTTTCCCTGcattccctctctctctcttgagGGCACACACAACACAACACATGCATATAGAGACGCACTCACACATCTCATTTCTGCTTGAATTCTGTAGTAGTATGATGCTTCTGCAATGTTAATAACTAGTCTGTGCCTTCATTTCTGACAGAAGGAATTGCAGTATCAGACTTTGGGGAACCTTCTAGGTTCCAGAAGGTCTTGCAAGGtcaagaaattttgaggatgcaTGCTCCTTATGGCGGACTTGATGCTCGGAGTCCTCGTCCAGCAGGCACAAGATGCTTTCCTGGTTTTCCTAGTTCTGGGATATCTAGAATGGGAAACAGCATCAGACCCCTGTTTGGTGACACTGACAAGTCCCATGAAAGCATTGGCTTTAGTGAATCTCTTCGATTCAATAAGGTCTTGCAAGGTCAAGAAATTTTTACAAGCCCTCCTTATGGGAGAGCTCAAGCTGGTATCCAAATGCAGGAGAAAAGTAGGACCGGTATTTTTGTCGGTATTCAGGTTCCAAACCATGGAAACAGGTGGCCTGCTCCAAATCAGGATAATAACACTCCTTGCAAGCCAATTAATCCTGTCTCAGCATCATCACCGCCTTCTGCACTCAATTTTCAGCATCCGAGCCCTCCAGCATCAAAGTTCCAGGCTATGTTCAATCATAAACATGATCTTGTTAACCAGGCTTCGTTAGATCTGTCTGAGAACTGTTGTAGGTATCCGTATCTCTCATCTGGTTCACATACCGAGGACATCAGTCAGAAGGAAGGTACTCAAGGAATCAGCTCGTTTGGTTTCTTAAAGGAGCAAAAGCAAACAGGACTTTCATATCTTTCTCTTGGGACACAGTCGTCATTCAAAGGCAATCAAAACTTAGTTTCCACTTGTAAAACTGGTTGCAGGATCTTTGGGTTCCCCTTGACCGAGAGTAAAATAAGTGCAACTAGAGCGGATACTCCCTCTGAAGCTGTATACTCACATGGTCTAGAAACTACATTTCTCCCTTCCAGTGATGGAAAGTTGCAGCCGGGGCCACCATTGATGACTAACGTTGTGGGGACAAATTTTACCAAAGTAAATGACCTCTATGCAGCAAGAGATGTGCTTCTTGATATTGCTCTGTAGCAGGTGTTTGTTGTGAGGTTGTGCTAGAATATGTAGACTGAAGGATGTGTGTGCAGCATTATTGATTATTAGCTTTTAGTTGGCGTTGTAATCTTCTGGCTGTTGAGTGCGCAAGCATTTGGTTGCCAGTAGAATGCTTATCCAGAGATGAGAATTGAGAGTTATTAATGAAGATTGATACCGTTGAGGAACGTATGTTCTTGTAAGTACCTGCACTACAAATTTCACTGATCTACTTTCATATATTTTCAATGCATAATTTCATGAAAGtttcaataaataattactttttgttTATCGGGGGAGCACAGCTGTAGATTACCTGAAGTTTAACTTTTGATTGAATACTAAAGATTCACTCTATGAGAAGAAATTTAACTCTGTTTTCAATGAGATTCTGTTTGAATACTCTCTGACCCAGTTTGGTTTTCCAGCACTCTTTAGCAGTTGCTTGGTTTCAGttccttaatttttcttttgataacaTGGGTTCAGAGCATGACTTTATGGTTGTTTCACATTGCAGGAAAATTTGGTGTATATGTTCCTGTGACGCTGATGTACTATGTAACAATTGGAAGCTGTGTTTGCTGCATCAAAGATGTCTGTATGATAGTTGTACTCTACTTGAGATGACttctgtatttgtatatttaccTAGTCTAGATTTGCTGTGAACTAACTCGAGCTCCTATAAATCGGTAAGTTTGTTGTAGGAGCTCTCGTCTCAGGAACACAATACTGTACTGAATTTTGTAAGGAATTGTCATGTATATTCCTGCAATTAAACAAGCTTAACATAGTTTCCTGTTTGTTATTTGATAATCCTGCATCCCTTGATTTTCTCTACTGTATTTATTATACGTTGCATTTGAGGTTTGTTACGTAAAATTCGTGTGGCACCAAAAGATTGACCtcagaaaaataatataataggcTTGAAAAAGTCGAGGAGTTGGTGTCTGATACTCTTTTAATATTCTTTACTGCGCTTGCTACCGTTGGTCTTTGCAAATGTTCATTTGCATGTCACAGAAAACGAGACCGAGAATATTGTACAACTTCTCAACAACGTCATGGCCTTCGTATATTATTTGGTTTTGACCAAAACCTAACCATTTTTTCAACTCAATTGCCATAATACTGACATTTTCTCTCTTTCATTAAATTCCTAAATAAAGAGAGATCTTTACCCCTGAGAAAATCAGacacatcatatattatatgGCAGGTTCAAACAACAGTAGAGTCATAACTCTTGTGACAACACCAACATGGGCTATTGCTGTTGTGTGTTTCATTTTAATTACTATTTCCATTCTTATAGAACATGTCCTTCATCTCTTAGCTAAGGTATGTTTGTATTTTTGCATGAGACTGTTTTCGGATTTATAACCCGACAACAACACTTACTATTCCTGAcaaacttcaaattttgattGTTAACCTTGTACTACTTCAACAAGAAGAGGAGGAAGTCTTTGATTCAAGCACTAAACAATATCAAATCAGGTACTACTAATTGAATATATAATTGGTTTTAGCTAGCTAGCTGGTTGCTTGacttttgtatatataaaatttttgtttcaagAGTTGATGCTTTTGGGATTTATCTCTTTATTGCTGAATGTTCTCCAAAAGCCTATTGCCAAAATTTGTATTCCAAAGGGTGCTGCTCAGACTTTTCTTCCTTGCCAAAGCTTCACAACTGATGATGTTGAGGAGGAGTCAAACTGTGAACAACaggtctttttttttattaattagctGCTTTTCTCATCGCGAATCAACAGGAAATTTTTGTTGTGAAACATGATTTTCCTACACTATTTCCACCGAACTAGCTCACTTGAAAAACAAATTCTTATTGAAATATTTGTGTAAACATTTTTCAAAGGGAAAATAGTgattattttagtaatattttatgtgttttcagGGAAAGAAATCTTTAATGTCAAGAGCAGCTTCAGCTTTTAATATTTGCTCTTGCTTTCTTTCATATTCTTTCTTGCATCCTCACCTTCAGCCTTGGAACACGTAaggtaattaattaaactttagTTGTGTAGTAAAATCACCTTTActtattttgtgattgtttaaagtgatttttcattgcaaaaatttctaaaatacaCTACTACATATATTATCACCATTTTGATAACTATGTAGAGAATAATCAAATCCCAAACCAACAGTAACAAAGAAGTAGGGAAATCGAAATCGAAGTCTTATATTTgaaacattattatttttgctaGTGATTGTCAGTCTTGTAGACAATTTGTCAACTATTGAATACGTAGCTTGAGTTGGACATTGATCATATGTATGttaatttttactaaattttttttggtaaatggTCAGATGGAAATTTTGGGAGGCAGAAACAACAACCTTAGATTATCAATTTTCACATGGTAAGCTGTCACATCCTCCTGtggtaaataattaatattttaggtTTGGACAAGGAAAACACTTATTCTAAAAAATTAACAGGGGTTATGAAATGTGGCAAGGGCAATTTAGaaataaagaattaaatatcttttttacgtaaaatattaattatttagaattattcCTTTCATTCCTATTTACTTGtcgtttttatcaaaaattgtCATTTCACATAATCAATGCATAAATGACATTAAGCATTCCATTTTACCTATTAGCCTTGAAAGTATATACCGTTGACCAATATAAAAAGACTTATTTAGCAAGTAATTCATGTTCatttgttaaattaattaatcaaagtaaattaattcatgtttatttattgaaaacttGAATTCAAATGAATACTACTAAATAAGGATATAATGATAAACTAATATGGTTACTTAATTGAGAGGGGTGAAgcctaaattattatatatcaagtattaaaatcattataatctCACAATCTTAGCAACATATTATCTTGttcataaatatagaaaaaataagttttttttctatttatttttttacgtaggatcttctcttttttttccgtttatataatatttttattgtaatctTTTGTTAACAACATATTAATCCGTGATTAATAAATTACCTAGAGATAATCAAACTATTTGAACaaactaatttcaattttataataagaTTACGAATATGGTGATACCAATACATACGGTAGATTAATTATAGTTTCTATACTTCTATTCAgttaattattcttttaaattagataaaaatgagttaattattcttttaaattagataaaaaaaattatttaaaagaaaattaaaaataaccttacgtataaaagaaatttagaaAGAGATTTTCCCCCCTATATTTATGGACAAGATAATATGTTGCTAAGAAggtaatattaaaataatttttaatatttaatatataatgtatttattaattaaatcatgGTTAGAGATTTACTTTGAACATTAAATcttaactatttattttaacttatgcCATGTGTCATTAATCCAAATAGGAActtagagaaaaaaatagagagGAATCAAATCCATTTATAAGTgattagaaataattaaaaaagaaaaagtacaCGAATAATTAGAAACCGGAGAGTAACAACTAAACATCAATTATTCATGTCGTCTATCTATACTGTAGGGACATTTATTTCTTGTCTCAACTAAACACATTATTATATGAACAATTATTATGTCCCAAGATATAGGCTTAATAAGGAAAAtgtttcatgaaaaaaaaagatgcaaGTTAGCTGTACCATAAacgaatatttctttttatatgtccacgtttatttgatattaatttttatcatattgatatgcaaaaaattatagttatagtactttttgtatatagtttttaaatgtctaaattttttgtttaaaatatcgaattaatgtaatttaatttaactttgaaaattactTAACTATTTAACTTTCAAAAAGTACAACATGACAATTAAGAACGGACAGAAAGGGTTTTACTAAACAAATTTTAATCTATTATAGTATgtttcttcataatttttttaatcgtaCATATTATATAGAGAGTAGACTTATTTATAAGGTAATTTGTAATTAAATTTCAATGATATGATTATCTAAATATGTACATAGAAATTTAACACTCTGAACTttcaacatatataataatGACAATTTCAAACAAAGACGTGAgggtgttttttttcttctttcatgtTTGGTTTAGTTCGTTTAaacatttcttttcattttgattatttttttaatttcaactttttatatatgtttaggATTTTAGCATATTTgaatatatctttaatttatgattataaattcgaaaaatctcttttctttcataaactccatatcaaaatcataatatacaaattgaaacaaaagaaatcacaattttctatattgataataaacaaaatctTCCACTTTTTAATTGGTGtctaattatttaatgtttttttatagaTCCAAGGAGGTTTCAACTAATTCATCAAACATCATTCGGAAAGAGGCATCTCAATTTTTGGAGTGAACACCGCTTTCTACGTTTCCCAGTACGTAACTAACTTAATTTTGTCTGCTCTGATATTATGTTAAAGTGTGtaattatcttatttaaaaatttaaatatttaaaaataacattttaattatttaattatattttcaaccgttctttttacttttttgtgcTAGCCAGGTTTGTTTGTTGAGGCAATTTTATGGATCAGTATATAAAGTAGACTACTTAACTCTCCGGCATGGATTCATAATGGTATTTacaaaaccttttttttcttttttaatgtatGATGAATTAATTACAATATGTGAGATTAAGGCATATACTTacttctctttaatttttat harbors:
- the ARF3 gene encoding auxin response factor 3 isoform X1, whose product is MMCGLIDLNTVDNDDAGEETTAPVSLDSPASSSAASGSSDLTSSTTPAVASVCMELWHACAGPLISLPKKGSAVVYLPQGHLEHLSEYPSIACNLPPHVFCRVVDVKLQADAATDEVYAQVSLVPDNQIEQKWKDGDIDADIEEEEIEGAGKSITPHMFCKTLTASDTSTHGGFSVPRRAAEDCFAPLDYRQQRPSQELVAKDLHGIEWKFRHIYRGQPRRHLLTTGWSAFVNKKKLVSGDAVLFLRTGDGELRLGVRRAAQAKTCSSYLAPCSKPLNVSGIVDAVNVISSRNAFNICYNPRDSSSDFIVPYHKFSKTLAHPFSAGMRFKMRVETEDAAEQRFTGLVVGVSNVDPVRWPGSKWRCLLVRWDDLDVSRHNRVSPWEIEPSGSAPVPSSLVMPSAKRTRVGFPISKADFPIPREGIAVSDFGEPSRFQKVLQGQEILRMHAPYGGLDARSPRPAGTRCFPGFPSSGISRMGNSIRPLFGDTDKSHESIGFSESLRFNKVLQGQEIFTSPPYGRAQAGIQMQEKSRTGIFVGIQVPNHGNRWPAPNQDNNTPCKPINPVSASSPPSALNFQHPSPPASKFQAMFNHKHDLVNQASLDLSENCCRYPYLSSGSHTEDISQKEGTQGISSFGFLKEQKQTGLSYLSLGTQSSFKGNQNLVSTCKTGCRIFGFPLTESKISATRADTPSEAVYSHGLETTFLPSSDGKLQPGPPLMTNVVGTNFTKVNDLYAARDVLLDIAL
- the ARF3 gene encoding auxin response factor 3 (The RefSeq protein has 1 substitution compared to this genomic sequence), yielding MMCGLIDLNTVDNDDAGEETTAPVSLDSPASSSAASGSSDLTSSTTPAVASVCMELWHACAGPLISLPKKGSAVVYLPQGHLEHLSEYPSIACNLPPHVFCRVVDVKLQADAATDEVYAQVSLVPDNQQIEQKWKDGDIDADIEEEEIEGAGKSITPHMFCKTLTASDTSTHGGFSVPRRAAEDCFAPLDYRQQRPSQELVAKDLHGIEWKFRHIYRGQPRRHLLTTGWSAFVNKKKLVSGDAVLFLRTGDGELRLGVRRAAQAKTCSSYLAPCSKPLNVSGIVDAVNVISSRNAFNICYNPRDSSSDFIVPYHKFSKTLAHPFSAGMRFKMRVETEDAAEQRFTGLVVGVSNVDPVRWPGSKWRCLLVRWDDLDVSRHNRVSPWEIEPSGSAPVPSSLVMPSAKRTRVGFPISKADFPIPREGIAVSDFGEPSRFQKVLQGQEILRMHAPYGGLDARSPRPAGTRCFPGFPSSGISRMGNSIRPLFGDTDKSHESIGFSESLRFNKVLQGQEIFTSPPYGRAQAGIQMQEKSRTGIFVGIQVPNHGNRWPAPNQDNNTPCKPINPVSASSPPSALNFQHPSPPASKFQAMFNHKHDLVNQASLDLSENCCRYPYLSSGSHTEDISQKEGTQGISSFGFLKEQKQTGLSYLSPGTQSSFKGNQNLVSTCKTGCRIFGFPLTESKISATRADTPSEAVYSHGLETTFLPSSDGKLQPGPPLMTNVVGTNFTKVNDLYAARDVLLDIAL